In the Alligator mississippiensis isolate rAllMis1 chromosome 7, rAllMis1, whole genome shotgun sequence genome, one interval contains:
- the LOC102559709 gene encoding galactose-3-O-sulfotransferase 2, translated as MERESSPSKIAAPQAGGAVEDIKGDNWQTVGSSPDEAACKPKTHIVFLKVHKSASSTVMNILFRFGETRNLTFAFPFDGASQLFYPHYFTAEFVEGFVAGQASQFNILCHHMRFLPTEVQRMMPSTTFYFAILRNPVHLMESSFTYYKGTSAFFHAKSLEEFLQQPSRFYKAGESDSQYAKNLMTFDFGFNHNGEASAKHVQLMLQAIKTAFNLILISEYFDESMVLLKEALCWDLDSIVSFPLNSRDGSTRAPLPDFTVEKIKNWNKLDWEIYTHFNQTFWEKIDRDIGRERMGQEVRALQKRREQLARTCLQEGDSVAPEEIKDQSLLPLQYGQARILGYNLKSGLDKKTEQMCRRLITPELQYSRSLYSRQFPQKALKGHKPAPLPRKHNRRTV; from the exons ATGGAGAGGGAATCATCCCCAAGCAAGATAGCAGCCCCTCAAGCAGGAGGAGCAGTTGAAGATATAAAGGGAGACAACTGGCAGACAGTGGGCAGCTCTCCTGATGAGGCAGCCTGCAAGCCCAAAACCCACATTGTTTTCCTGAAGGTACACAAGAGCGCCAGTAGCACTGTTATGAACATCCTGTTCCGCTTTGGCGAGACGCGCAACCTCACATTCGCCTTCCCATTCGATGGTGCCAGTCAGCTGTTTTATCCCCACTACTTCACGGCAGAGTTTGTAGAGGGATTTGTTGCTGGGCAAGCTTCTCAGTTTAACATCCTGTGCCATCACATGCGGTTCCTGCCGACAGAG GTACAAAGAATGATGCCCAGCACCACCTTCTACTTTGCCATCCTGAGGAATCCCGTCCATCTCATGGAGTCATCCTTCACCTACTACAAAGGGACTTCTGCCTTCTTCCACGCCAAGAGCCTGGAGGAGTTCCTCCAGCAGCCATCCAGGTTCTACAAGGCTGGAGAATCTGACAGCCAATATGCTAAGAACCTCATGACTTTTGACTTCGGCTTCAATCACAATGGGGAGGCATCTGCCAAGCATGTGCAGCTCATGCTGCAAGCCATCAAGACAGCGTTCAACCTTATCCTGATCTCAGAGTACTTTGATGAGTCCATGGTGCTGCTAAAGGAGGCACTGTGCTGGGACCTGGACAGCATAGTCTCCTTCCCGCTCAATAGCAGAGATGGAAGCACCCGAGCACCCCTTCCAGACTTCACTGTGGAGAAGATAAAGAACTGGAACAAGCTGGACTGGGAAATCTACACACATTTCAACCAAACCTTCTGGGAAAAGATTGACCGAGACATAGGCCGGGAACGCATGGGCCAGGAAGTGAGAGCACTGCAGAAAAGACGGGAGCAGCTGGCGAGGACCTGCCTGCAAGAAGGAGATAGTGTAGCACCTGAAGAAATCAAGGACCAGTCCCTGCTGCCGCTACAGTATGGCCAAGCCAGAATCCTAGGCTATAACCTGAAGTCAGGGCTGGACAAGAAGACAGAACAGATGTGCCGGCGCCTCATAACTCCTGAGCTTCAGTACAGCAGGTCTCTGTATAGCAGACAGTTTCCTCAGAAAGCCCTGAAGGGCCACAAACCAGCTCCTCTGCCCAGAAAGCACAACAGGAGGACAGTATGA
- the LOC102576226 gene encoding aquaporin-12 — protein sequence MAGLNVSFAFFVSIVAICEVVRQISKRFIPLGVYRCLAEELASSLQLCTCCLELRMLVELGPWGGGFGPDVTLTLLFLLFLVHGFSFGGASGNPMVSLQEFLIMESSFVATTVKILAQFAGMEAGRIFTKLFWSWELTDLHLIQNLMAFDCSSSIQTSLSQGIYVEGGCSFFFHLVALKFQHSHVLYRVPIVALLVTVLAYTAGLSTGAFYNPALATAVTFHCSGNTLQEYIQVYWLGPLTGMLIALLLFQGNIPRLFQKNLLYNQRSKYKTPKVKAVSVPAAVVKQIGESSQEERQRARPRAE from the exons ATGGCTGGCCTGAATGTTTCCTTTGCCTTCTTTGTCTCAATAGTGGCCATTTGCGAGGTGGTCAGACAGATTTCCAAGAGATTTATACCTCTTGGAGTGTATCGCTGTCTTGCCGAAGAACTGGCCAGCTCATTACAGTTGTGCACTTGCTGCCTTGAACTGAGGATGCTGGTGGAGCTTGGTCCATGGGGTGGTGGATTTGGCCCTGATGTGACGCTaaccctcctcttccttctctttttggTTCATGGTTTCTCTTTTGGTGGGGCTTCTGGAAATCCCATGGTCTCTCTCCAAGAATTCCTGATCATGGAGTCTTCCTTCGTGGCTACCACTGTGAAAATTTTGGCTCAGTTTGCAGGCATGGAGGCAGGTAGGATTTTCACTAAGCTTTTCTGGTCCTGGGAGCTGACGGATTTGCACCTCATTCAGAATCTGATGGCTTTTGACTGCAGTTCCTCCATCCAGACCTCTTTGTCCCAAGGCATCTATGTGGAAGGCGGGTGCTCTTTCTTTTTCCACCTTGTGGCACTCAAGTTCCAGCACAGCCATGTGCTGTACAGAGTCCCCATTGtggccctgctggtgactgtTCTGGCTTACACAG CTGGGCTTTCCACAGGAGCCTTTTACAACCCTGCCCTCGCCACAGCTGTTACCTTTCACTGCTCTGGGAACACCTTGCAAGAGTACATCCAGGTTTACTGGCTTGGGCCCCTCACAG GGATGCTTATAGCCCTGCTCCTGTTCCAGGGGAACATCCCAAGGCTCTTCCAGAAAAATCTGCTTTACAACCAGAGAAGCAAATACAAGACCCCCAAGGTGAAGGCAGTAtctgtgcctgcagctgtggTCAAACAGATAGGAGAAAGCAGCCAAGAAGAGCGGCAGCGAGCACGCCCAAGAGCTGAGTGA